A genome region from Stenotrophomonas maltophilia includes the following:
- a CDS encoding YrhA family protein translates to MQPSAGTRLLKLRANLDEAEMYLGPPLGRSGIESLQSLALSTLGTALPESYLDFLSSHDGLVTEGVFLYSSIPRPYPGGGTAHALVEMNLLARDQGFMDGYVELGESDMDCYVFEFRTSLYQVRDKVAFDNVYHEFVSFDGLLSHILDLVEQHC, encoded by the coding sequence ATGCAGCCTTCAGCTGGAACCAGACTTCTTAAACTCCGCGCGAACCTCGATGAGGCCGAGATGTACCTTGGCCCTCCACTCGGACGTTCTGGCATCGAATCACTTCAGAGCTTGGCGCTTTCTACGCTAGGCACCGCCCTGCCAGAGTCTTATCTGGACTTCCTTTCAAGCCACGACGGTCTGGTAACAGAGGGAGTCTTCCTTTACTCGAGCATTCCACGCCCCTATCCCGGTGGCGGGACAGCCCATGCGCTGGTGGAAATGAATCTCCTTGCACGCGACCAGGGATTCATGGACGGCTATGTAGAGCTCGGAGAGAGTGACATGGACTGCTATGTCTTCGAGTTCAGAACCAGCCTGTACCAGGTTCGCGACAAAGTGGCGTTCGACAACGTGTATCACGAATTCGTGTCCTTCGACGGGCTTCTCTCCCACATACTCGATCTGGTCGAACAACACTGCTGA
- a CDS encoding TonB-dependent receptor gives MTKTLLAAALSIALAPAAWAQDAAPTSHGTSATTLDAVSVIGSGEARQVQRITRENLDILPPGTSLQKTLNLLPGVNAQSADALGTNEQSMTLGLRGFNSTRLGYTLDGVPLGDGAYNNYNGLTINRALISENMAGAELAVGIGSLGTPSTSNLGGTISYTSDRPAQELGGRVVQTFGSDANRRTFVRVDSGGYNGFSGYISGMNAVSDLWNDQTAYNKSTTKQFNAKGVWNFGRGQITGFVDTSRTTQADYFYLSKDEMSRGLGWDWGGYAPDWNKAVAKAYCNTASFNAKKCDSSGPDKDADGAFTAGQILRDDNLYYLAGDFFLADGFSLRALAYHHDDRGEGHNWNSGAWSNKGTAQEIPIIFRNTIYTIDRDGGTLSFDWELGAHRIEGGVWYERNTSSAERYQTAVDGPRDLSGMNTLPSDVGVFAQRTRWKTHQFFLKDTWRLLDDRLTLEFGAKSPHATSDAQALPGDAKAPISPTSNNQFATGSLKASKNFLPSIGANFRLAEHHEVFASYAENIAMFQGGFKLGPQAVSQATWNAQGNLKPEESRSLEAGYRFVTDTLQASVAAYSVRFDNRLLQYNPCDSRQPVGPTCGNRFYNVGGVDSRGAELTVLWTPNEHFSWYTSASLNRSTYASNYVQAGVEQQIKGKIQTDTPKQLLATEITWRDNGWFVSLRGKYTGERFYTYTNDQGFGGFTVFDLAGGYDFGQVGFAKGMRVSFNVTNLTNKRYASNLDSSVFAPSDPAGKLYVFHASAPRQVFGTIDLRF, from the coding sequence ATGACGAAGACTTTGTTGGCCGCCGCGCTGTCGATCGCGCTTGCTCCCGCGGCCTGGGCGCAGGATGCTGCCCCGACCTCCCATGGCACGTCCGCCACCACCCTTGATGCGGTCTCGGTGATCGGCAGCGGTGAAGCCCGCCAGGTGCAGCGCATCACCCGCGAGAACCTCGACATCCTGCCGCCGGGTACCAGCCTGCAGAAGACCCTGAACCTGCTGCCGGGCGTAAACGCGCAGTCGGCCGATGCGCTGGGCACCAACGAGCAGTCGATGACGCTCGGCCTGCGCGGCTTCAACTCCACCCGTCTCGGTTACACGTTGGACGGCGTGCCGCTGGGCGATGGCGCGTACAACAACTACAACGGCCTGACCATCAACCGTGCGCTGATCAGCGAGAACATGGCCGGCGCCGAGCTGGCGGTGGGCATCGGCAGCCTCGGTACGCCATCCACCAGCAACCTCGGTGGCACCATCTCGTACACCTCCGACCGCCCGGCCCAGGAACTCGGCGGCCGCGTGGTGCAGACCTTCGGCAGCGATGCCAACCGCCGCACCTTCGTGCGTGTGGACAGCGGCGGGTACAACGGTTTCTCCGGCTATATCTCCGGCATGAATGCCGTCTCCGATCTGTGGAACGACCAGACCGCCTACAACAAATCCACCACCAAGCAGTTCAACGCCAAGGGCGTGTGGAACTTTGGCCGCGGCCAGATCACCGGCTTCGTCGATACCTCGCGCACTACCCAGGCGGACTACTTCTACCTGTCCAAGGACGAGATGTCGCGCGGGCTGGGCTGGGACTGGGGCGGTTACGCGCCGGACTGGAACAAGGCCGTGGCCAAGGCCTACTGCAATACCGCCAGCTTCAATGCGAAGAAGTGCGACAGCAGCGGTCCGGACAAGGATGCCGACGGTGCCTTTACTGCCGGGCAGATCCTGCGCGATGACAACCTGTACTACCTGGCCGGTGATTTCTTCCTGGCCGATGGCTTCAGCCTGCGGGCCCTGGCCTACCACCACGATGACCGCGGCGAAGGCCACAACTGGAACAGCGGCGCCTGGTCGAACAAGGGCACGGCGCAGGAGATTCCGATCATCTTCCGCAACACCATCTACACCATCGACCGCGATGGCGGCACGCTGTCGTTCGACTGGGAACTGGGCGCGCACCGCATCGAAGGCGGCGTCTGGTACGAGCGCAACACCAGCAGCGCCGAGCGCTACCAGACCGCCGTGGACGGCCCGCGCGACCTGAGCGGCATGAACACCCTGCCCTCCGACGTTGGCGTGTTCGCCCAGCGCACGCGCTGGAAGACCCACCAGTTCTTCCTGAAGGACACCTGGCGCCTGCTCGATGATCGCCTGACCCTGGAGTTCGGCGCAAAGAGCCCGCATGCCACCTCCGATGCGCAGGCCCTGCCCGGCGACGCGAAGGCGCCGATCTCGCCGACCTCCAACAACCAGTTCGCCACCGGCTCACTGAAGGCCAGCAAGAACTTCCTGCCCAGCATCGGCGCCAACTTCCGCCTGGCCGAGCATCACGAAGTATTCGCCAGCTACGCCGAGAACATCGCCATGTTCCAGGGCGGCTTCAAGCTGGGCCCGCAGGCAGTCAGCCAGGCCACCTGGAACGCGCAGGGCAACCTGAAGCCGGAAGAATCCCGCTCGCTGGAGGCCGGCTACCGCTTCGTCACCGATACCCTGCAGGCCTCGGTCGCGGCCTACAGCGTGCGCTTCGACAACCGCCTGCTGCAGTACAACCCCTGCGACTCGCGGCAGCCGGTCGGCCCGACCTGCGGCAACCGCTTCTACAACGTGGGCGGCGTCGACAGCCGTGGTGCCGAGCTGACCGTGCTGTGGACCCCGAACGAGCACTTCAGCTGGTACACCTCGGCCTCGCTGAACCGCTCGACCTATGCGTCGAACTACGTGCAGGCCGGCGTCGAGCAGCAGATCAAGGGCAAGATCCAGACCGATACACCCAAGCAGCTGCTGGCCACCGAAATCACCTGGCGCGACAACGGCTGGTTCGTCAGCCTGCGCGGCAAGTACACCGGCGAGCGCTTCTACACCTACACCAACGACCAGGGCTTCGGTGGCTTTACCGTGTTCGATCTGGCCGGTGGCTATGACTTCGGCCAGGTCGGCTTCGCCAAGGGCATGCGCGTGTCGTTCAACGTGACCAACCTGACCAACAAGCGCTATGCCAGCAACCTGGATTCGAGCGTGTTCGCCCCGAGCGACCCGGCCGGCAAGCTGTACGTGTTCCATGCCTCGGCACCACGCCAGGTGTTCGGTACGATCGACCTTCGCTTCTGA
- a CDS encoding phosphoethanolamine transferase — MRQCLRFPRPHPIILVWAAALFFTTIGNIALWKSLWGLIDLNSLRSALFLASLPLVLFCLFNLMLTPLLALPFVRRPLLVLLLVISAACSYFMLHYNVLIDRSMVQNLFETNQAELNAYLSLPLLLTLLALGVLPATGLVLMGTASGVGSIRSLLVWPVNVLVSMMVLLAIGFAFYKDYSSLLRNNRYIRDQVLPLNVVRHTHGYLKSLYSTRQQPLRAIGMDARRIPGPRPKLVILVVGETARSQNFQLNGYPRATNPRLSRKEGVISFNDVSSCGTATAISVPCMFSQMTRSQYDDVRAATEENVLDILQRTGVSVLWRNNNNGGCKGVCERVPTEDMPVLKVAGQCVNADGTCYDEVLLHQLGTRIGAMNGDALVVLHQLGSHGPTYFERYPAASRAFSPTCDSNQIQHCSNEALVNTYDNTLVHTDHLLGKAIDLLQGYADQRDVALIYVSDHGESLGERGMYLHGTPYFIAPREQTQVPMVMWFSPDFGRNAGLDLACLHQNALHRAHSHDNLFHSLLGLFGVNSTVYRRDLDVFAGCRASPSPSMATSPAKERRRLMPVAARNVARYCAARAKSRPAHTAATWASLHSCGLVRGLSG, encoded by the coding sequence GTGCGCCAATGCCTCCGTTTTCCACGGCCCCATCCGATCATTCTGGTCTGGGCTGCCGCACTGTTCTTCACCACGATCGGGAACATCGCCCTCTGGAAGTCGCTGTGGGGACTGATCGACCTCAACAGCCTGCGCAGTGCGTTGTTCCTGGCCAGCCTGCCGCTGGTGCTGTTCTGCCTGTTCAACCTGATGCTGACGCCGCTGCTGGCGCTGCCGTTCGTGCGCAGGCCGCTGCTGGTGCTGCTCCTTGTCATCAGCGCCGCCTGCAGCTACTTCATGCTTCACTACAACGTGCTGATCGACCGCAGCATGGTGCAGAACCTGTTCGAGACCAACCAGGCCGAGCTGAACGCCTATCTGTCGCTGCCACTGCTGTTGACCCTGCTGGCGCTGGGCGTGCTGCCCGCGACCGGGCTGGTCCTGATGGGCACCGCCAGCGGGGTGGGCTCGATACGTTCGCTGCTGGTGTGGCCAGTCAACGTCCTGGTATCCATGATGGTGCTGCTGGCGATCGGCTTTGCGTTCTACAAGGACTATTCGTCATTGCTTCGCAACAACCGCTACATCCGCGACCAGGTGCTGCCGTTGAACGTGGTGCGGCATACCCACGGTTATCTGAAGAGCCTCTACAGCACACGCCAGCAACCGCTGCGCGCGATCGGCATGGACGCACGGCGAATACCAGGCCCGCGCCCGAAGCTGGTGATCCTGGTCGTCGGCGAGACCGCGCGCTCACAGAACTTCCAGCTCAACGGCTACCCACGCGCGACCAATCCCCGGCTCTCGCGCAAGGAAGGCGTCATCAGCTTCAATGATGTCTCCTCATGCGGAACCGCAACGGCGATCTCGGTGCCGTGCATGTTCTCGCAGATGACCCGCAGCCAGTACGACGATGTACGCGCAGCAACCGAGGAAAACGTGCTCGACATCCTGCAGCGCACCGGCGTCAGCGTGCTCTGGCGCAACAACAACAATGGCGGCTGCAAGGGCGTGTGCGAACGCGTGCCAACTGAAGACATGCCCGTGCTGAAGGTGGCCGGCCAATGCGTCAACGCCGACGGCACCTGCTACGACGAGGTGCTGCTGCATCAGCTCGGAACACGCATTGGCGCCATGAACGGTGACGCCCTGGTCGTGCTGCACCAGCTCGGCAGTCATGGGCCGACCTACTTTGAACGGTATCCCGCAGCGTCGCGGGCTTTCAGCCCGACCTGCGACAGCAACCAGATCCAGCATTGCAGCAACGAGGCGCTGGTCAACACCTATGACAACACCCTGGTCCACACCGACCACCTGCTGGGCAAGGCCATCGACCTGCTGCAGGGCTATGCGGACCAGCGTGATGTCGCACTGATCTATGTGTCCGACCATGGCGAGTCGCTGGGCGAACGCGGGATGTACCTGCACGGCACGCCCTACTTCATCGCCCCGCGCGAGCAGACCCAGGTGCCGATGGTGATGTGGTTTTCACCGGACTTCGGCCGCAACGCAGGCCTGGACCTGGCCTGCCTGCACCAGAATGCCCTGCACCGGGCGCACAGCCACGACAACCTCTTCCACTCGCTGCTGGGCCTGTTCGGAGTCAACAGCACGGTGTACCGGCGCGATCTGGATGTGTTCGCCGGATGCCGCGCCTCGCCTTCGCCATCGATGGCCACCTCGCCGGCCAAAGAACGGCGCCGGCTGATGCCGGTCGCTGCCCGGAACGTGGCGCGTTACTGCGCCGCCAGGGCGAAATCCAGGCCCGCGCACACCGCCGCCACCTGGGCGTCGTTGCATTCCTGCGGGCTGGTGCGCGGGCTGTCCGGGTAG
- a CDS encoding DUF2894 domain-containing protein has product MPSKPPALDGLRALVRDLDAGSRSLPHYPQVPMLQQVQREWSELRSELQVRRSLRTEAPADGGPLNSAVLVQRMLDTMQATSPGYLRHFIDYVDTLSWLQALQDGAASGSDTAKPKRTRKPRNTG; this is encoded by the coding sequence ATGCCAAGTAAGCCGCCAGCGCTGGATGGCCTGCGCGCCCTGGTGCGCGACCTCGATGCGGGGTCGCGCTCGCTGCCGCATTACCCGCAGGTGCCGATGCTGCAGCAGGTGCAGCGCGAATGGTCGGAGCTGCGCAGCGAACTGCAGGTGCGCCGCTCGCTGCGCACTGAAGCCCCCGCCGACGGCGGCCCGCTGAACTCGGCGGTGCTGGTGCAACGGATGCTGGACACGATGCAGGCGACCAGCCCTGGCTACCTGCGCCACTTCATCGACTACGTGGACACGTTGTCATGGCTGCAGGCACTGCAGGATGGCGCCGCCAGCGGCAGTGACACCGCAAAGCCGAAGCGCACGCGCAAACCGCGTAATACGGGTTGA
- a CDS encoding M14 family metallopeptidase, protein MTVAQFYPIGTPGQPWGDAERAQWRARQQRQRSYHDDVVAALERLDDSFDVIQYGQLDYAPDHYPLFAVVNHDWNPALPTALITGGVHGYETSGVHGALQFLEQQAERYLGRLNLIVAPCVSPWGYERIQRWNPDAIDPNRSFRDGGQIVEAAALMAWVAERKPNLLVHLDLHETTDSDLHEFDPARCARDGKPFERDTIPDGFYVIGNSEDPQAEFQKALITAVAPVTHIAPADAEGNLVGLPLQSPGVVWGESRSIGACAGFTDARFATTTEVYPDSPRTSPQECNDAQVAAVCAGLDFALAAQ, encoded by the coding sequence ATGACTGTTGCGCAGTTCTACCCGATCGGCACCCCCGGCCAGCCCTGGGGCGACGCGGAACGCGCACAGTGGCGGGCCCGCCAGCAGCGCCAGCGCAGCTACCACGACGACGTGGTGGCCGCGCTCGAGCGCCTGGACGACAGCTTCGATGTGATCCAGTACGGCCAGCTGGACTATGCGCCGGACCATTACCCGCTGTTCGCCGTGGTCAACCACGACTGGAACCCGGCGCTGCCGACCGCGCTGATCACCGGCGGCGTGCATGGCTACGAGACCAGCGGCGTGCACGGCGCCCTGCAGTTCCTGGAACAGCAGGCCGAGCGTTACCTGGGCCGGCTGAACCTGATCGTGGCGCCGTGCGTCAGCCCGTGGGGCTACGAGCGCATCCAGCGCTGGAACCCGGACGCCATCGACCCCAACCGCAGCTTCCGTGACGGCGGCCAGATCGTGGAAGCCGCCGCCCTGATGGCCTGGGTGGCCGAGCGCAAGCCGAACCTGCTGGTGCACCTGGACCTGCACGAGACCACCGACAGCGACCTGCACGAGTTCGATCCGGCGCGTTGTGCCCGCGACGGCAAGCCGTTCGAGCGCGACACCATCCCGGATGGCTTCTACGTGATCGGCAACAGTGAAGATCCGCAGGCCGAGTTCCAGAAGGCATTGATCACCGCCGTCGCCCCGGTCACCCATATCGCCCCGGCAGACGCCGAGGGCAACCTGGTCGGCCTCCCGCTGCAGTCGCCGGGCGTGGTCTGGGGTGAGTCGCGTTCGATCGGCGCCTGCGCCGGCTTCACCGACGCACGCTTTGCCACCACCACTGAGGTCTACCCGGACAGCCCGCGCACCAGCCCGCAGGAATGCAACGACGCCCAGGTGGCGGCGGTGTGCGCGGGCCTGGATTTCGCCCTGGCGGCGCAGTAA
- a CDS encoding OmpA family protein gives MSDELEVDGGSHAPIWAAFGDLMSVLLGAFVLILVGVVAVQLELSQRLDQEVKQRQAEAKRLQTLEQALAGPLAAGRVTLVDGRIGISGSVLFALNSDQLQPEGQELLRSLAAPLAAYLGSREEILMVSGFTDDAPVREGNRRFADNWELSAQRSLTVTRTLIADGVPADAVFAAAFGSEQPVSSNANEEGRARNRRVEIAPIPKPKAPDAK, from the coding sequence ATGAGCGACGAGCTGGAGGTCGATGGCGGCTCACACGCCCCGATCTGGGCCGCCTTCGGCGACCTGATGTCGGTGCTGCTGGGCGCGTTCGTGCTGATCCTGGTCGGGGTGGTCGCCGTGCAGCTGGAGCTGTCGCAGCGGCTGGACCAGGAAGTGAAGCAGCGCCAGGCCGAAGCCAAGCGCCTGCAGACCCTGGAACAGGCACTGGCCGGCCCGTTGGCTGCTGGCCGGGTGACGCTGGTCGATGGCCGCATCGGCATCAGCGGCAGCGTGCTGTTCGCACTGAACTCCGACCAGTTGCAGCCGGAAGGCCAGGAGCTGCTGCGCAGCCTGGCCGCACCGCTGGCCGCTTACCTGGGCAGCCGCGAAGAGATCCTGATGGTCAGCGGCTTCACCGATGACGCGCCGGTGCGCGAAGGCAACCGCCGCTTCGCCGACAACTGGGAGCTTTCCGCGCAGCGCTCGCTGACCGTGACCCGCACCCTGATTGCCGACGGCGTGCCCGCGGACGCCGTGTTCGCCGCCGCCTTCGGCAGCGAGCAGCCGGTCAGTTCCAATGCCAATGAGGAAGGCCGCGCACGCAACCGTCGCGTGGAGATCGCGCCGATTCCCAAGCCCAAGGCCCCGGATGCCAAGTAA
- a CDS encoding DUF3348 family protein, with translation MANAAQPVLGGPEFLRLLARLSDGAMPASSPALTDRLGQWVDWSRAVALSGALGGRLPEPGEAAEAVEDVLADCTQAHASLLASISEDAEAERLLDLAEAAAAPNFASLRQRYRVLQQAIQTATGRLRGRLRDQLVQVSPELARLAEVDAVMEQTLTPREHSLLATAPAVLGARFERVHGQPGWRTAFRHDMRTLLLAELQLRFHPIEGLQDALRSH, from the coding sequence ATGGCGAACGCAGCGCAGCCGGTCCTGGGTGGACCGGAGTTCCTCCGCCTGCTCGCCCGTCTCAGCGACGGCGCGATGCCGGCCAGCAGTCCCGCCCTGACCGATCGCCTCGGCCAGTGGGTGGACTGGAGCCGTGCCGTGGCCCTGTCCGGGGCGCTCGGCGGACGCCTGCCCGAACCCGGTGAAGCCGCCGAAGCGGTCGAGGATGTACTGGCCGACTGCACCCAGGCGCACGCCAGCCTGCTCGCCTCGATCAGTGAGGATGCCGAGGCCGAGCGCCTGCTGGACCTGGCCGAAGCCGCCGCCGCCCCCAATTTCGCCTCGCTGCGCCAGCGCTACCGGGTGCTGCAGCAGGCCATCCAGACTGCCACCGGGCGCCTGCGCGGCCGCCTGCGCGACCAGCTGGTGCAGGTTTCACCCGAGCTGGCACGACTGGCCGAGGTCGACGCGGTAATGGAACAGACCCTCACCCCGCGCGAACACAGCCTGCTGGCCACTGCGCCGGCCGTGCTCGGCGCCCGATTTGAACGCGTGCACGGCCAGCCCGGCTGGCGCACGGCCTTCCGCCATGACATGCGCACGCTGCTGCTCGCCGAGCTGCAGCTGCGCTTCCACCCGATCGAAGGGCTGCAAGACGCCCTGCGCTCCCACTGA
- a CDS encoding DUF802 domain-containing protein, with translation MSRTAFHVVVFLVGLLAVCWIGIGYVSVHPLGAAVAAIIAACYIAGGVELYRYRQASNGLRAALNDLSSAKESLAPWLERVPAGLRNAVRLRVEGERIALPAPVLTPYLVGLLVLLGMLGTLLGMMDTLRGTGLALQSATDMAAIRGSLASPVQGLAVAFGTSIAGVASSAMLGLLAALLRRDRLQAVQQLDRAIAGDLHPYSQAWQRAESLRLLQAQSAALPALVDRLQAMTQTFEQHSTAANERLLAGQAEFLTQSQALQERLAVSLQQSLREGAESSAAAIGGALQPMAETTLAGLAHHSEALHARVEQAVQQQLAGLSDGFERSRVATEASWAKVVSEQSQAQQALVDDLRQHLQAFSDGQGTQAEALVARIGERLQVDANGNAEAWRAAIEQQQALNSALVERQQQALLAAGQQLDEHAQALLRALEQRHDANQSLLQDHEQQRSQQWQAAQAAAATAHAELQACLDTREQQRQARWDAVGAELQQAHAALHAQLQAGDEQRLQRWSDALQHVSSDLAERLQANGERLAAQQQQVCDTLAATAQQIGENGRAQASATLAEVSTLLQTAAAAPKAAADVINELRSTLSESLVRDNAMLEERGRLLATVQTLLDAINHASHEQRTAVDALVGGSAELLERVGNRFTDHIAAETGKLDGIAAALNGSAGDVGQLAGAFGEAVAQFGSAATELSGRLEQIGGALDASLARSDEQLAYYVAQAREVVDLSLLSQKQVMEELQQLATRRGKAGSA, from the coding sequence ATGTCCAGAACTGCTTTCCATGTCGTTGTCTTCCTTGTCGGCCTGCTGGCCGTGTGCTGGATCGGCATTGGCTACGTTTCGGTGCATCCGCTGGGTGCAGCGGTGGCGGCGATCATCGCGGCCTGCTACATCGCCGGTGGCGTGGAGCTGTACCGCTACCGCCAGGCCAGCAACGGCCTGCGCGCCGCACTGAACGACCTGTCCAGCGCGAAGGAAAGCCTCGCCCCCTGGCTGGAGCGCGTGCCGGCAGGCCTGCGCAACGCCGTGCGCCTGCGCGTGGAAGGCGAGCGCATCGCCCTGCCCGCACCGGTGCTGACCCCTTATCTGGTCGGCCTGCTGGTGCTGCTGGGCATGCTCGGTACCCTGCTGGGCATGATGGACACGCTGCGTGGCACCGGACTAGCCCTGCAGAGCGCGACCGACATGGCCGCCATCCGCGGCTCGCTGGCCTCGCCGGTGCAGGGCCTGGCGGTGGCATTCGGTACCTCGATCGCCGGTGTGGCCAGCTCGGCCATGCTCGGCCTGTTGGCCGCCCTGCTGCGCCGCGACCGCCTGCAGGCCGTGCAGCAGCTGGACCGGGCCATTGCAGGCGACCTGCATCCGTACTCGCAGGCCTGGCAGCGTGCCGAGTCGCTGCGCCTGCTGCAGGCACAGTCTGCCGCCCTGCCTGCCCTGGTCGACCGCCTGCAGGCGATGACACAGACCTTTGAACAGCACAGCACGGCCGCCAACGAGCGCCTGCTGGCCGGCCAGGCCGAGTTCCTGACCCAGAGCCAGGCGCTTCAGGAGCGCTTGGCGGTCTCGCTGCAGCAGTCGCTGCGCGAAGGCGCCGAATCCAGCGCCGCCGCCATCGGCGGTGCGCTGCAGCCGATGGCCGAGACCACGCTGGCTGGCCTGGCCCATCACAGCGAAGCACTGCACGCCCGCGTCGAGCAGGCCGTGCAGCAGCAGCTGGCTGGCCTGAGCGACGGTTTCGAGCGCAGCCGCGTTGCGACCGAAGCCAGCTGGGCCAAGGTGGTGAGTGAACAGAGCCAGGCACAGCAGGCCCTGGTGGACGATCTGCGCCAGCACCTGCAGGCTTTCAGCGATGGCCAGGGCACGCAGGCCGAAGCGCTGGTCGCGCGCATCGGCGAGCGCCTGCAGGTCGATGCCAACGGCAACGCCGAGGCCTGGCGCGCCGCCATCGAGCAGCAGCAGGCTCTGAACAGCGCGCTGGTCGAGCGCCAGCAGCAGGCGCTGCTGGCGGCCGGCCAGCAGCTGGACGAGCATGCGCAGGCGTTGCTGCGGGCACTTGAGCAGCGTCACGACGCCAACCAGTCGTTGCTGCAGGACCACGAACAGCAGCGCTCGCAGCAGTGGCAGGCCGCCCAGGCTGCCGCCGCAACCGCACACGCCGAACTGCAGGCCTGCCTGGACACTCGCGAACAGCAGCGCCAGGCGCGCTGGGACGCGGTCGGCGCCGAACTGCAGCAAGCCCACGCCGCGCTGCATGCGCAGCTGCAGGCCGGCGACGAACAGCGCCTGCAGCGCTGGAGCGATGCCTTGCAGCACGTTTCCTCCGACCTGGCCGAGCGCCTGCAGGCCAACGGCGAACGCCTGGCTGCGCAGCAGCAGCAGGTCTGCGACACGCTGGCGGCGACCGCACAGCAGATCGGCGAGAACGGTCGTGCACAGGCCAGCGCCACGCTGGCCGAAGTCTCCACCCTGCTGCAGACCGCTGCCGCCGCACCGAAGGCCGCAGCCGACGTCATCAACGAGCTGCGCAGCACGCTCTCTGAAAGCCTGGTGCGCGACAACGCGATGCTGGAAGAACGCGGCCGCCTGCTGGCCACCGTGCAGACCCTGCTCGATGCGATCAACCATGCTTCGCACGAGCAGCGCACGGCGGTGGACGCGCTGGTCGGCGGCTCGGCCGAGCTGCTGGAACGCGTCGGCAACCGCTTCACCGACCATATCGCCGCCGAGACCGGGAAGCTGGACGGCATCGCCGCAGCGCTCAACGGCAGCGCCGGTGACGTCGGCCAGCTCGCCGGCGCCTTCGGTGAAGCGGTCGCGCAGTTCGGCAGTGCCGCCACCGAGCTTTCCGGCCGCCTGGAACAGATCGGTGGTGCACTGGATGCCTCGCTGGCCCGCAGCGATGAGCAGCTGGCTTACTACGTGGCGCAGGCGCGCGAGGTGGTCGACCTCAGCCTGCTGTCGCAGAAGCAGGTGATGGAAGAACTGCAGCAGCTGGCCACGCGCCGCGGCAAGGCCGGCAGCGCATGA
- a CDS encoding esterase-like activity of phytase family protein — MLTTALLMATLSASGYSAPHEATGAAPRTLQLGGRSYVDKGLVAAGRLSAGTVDFLGDTLGSFSSLAVQPGTWKRTANGYEGVLWTLPDRGRNDPGAGLFYDYTGRVERMQLRIDVSPGKPELGTLTMAPDKGVVLKDFNGQPFTGADPGDHTITQREVVLPSPTSGAGAGKVSLDAESLQFTADGHFYIGDEYTANVYYFDAEGQLQGVIVAPPAIRPQREGRPAFGSLAPPQTGRRNNQGVEGMGLSPDGSRLFVALQSATLQDSAQGNAAGRINTRVLVYDVTASPTPQQPIGHYVMALPAYAHDGKGKLDRTAAQSELRALDGHRFLLLARDGNGLGKDGDDPIVYKSVLLVDVADAANLAESAYETGTPSVLAHPTDTALKPEIMPARSDELLNLLDRPQLARAGLDLDTKRGPHAGLLSEKWEAMDVLPALDPRHPNDVLLLIGNDNDFIARHCRMQGQACDSPYDNDNRVLVYRLTLP; from the coding sequence ATGCTCACGACCGCCCTGCTGATGGCCACTCTCTCCGCCAGCGGATACTCCGCTCCGCATGAGGCAACGGGTGCAGCGCCGCGTACCCTGCAGCTGGGCGGTCGCAGCTATGTGGACAAAGGCCTGGTCGCCGCCGGGCGGCTGTCGGCGGGCACGGTGGACTTCCTGGGTGACACGCTGGGATCGTTCTCGTCGCTGGCGGTGCAGCCCGGCACCTGGAAGCGCACTGCCAACGGCTACGAAGGCGTGTTGTGGACCCTGCCCGACCGCGGCCGCAACGATCCCGGGGCTGGCCTGTTCTACGACTACACCGGCCGCGTCGAGCGCATGCAGCTGCGCATCGACGTTTCCCCGGGCAAGCCCGAGCTTGGCACGCTGACGATGGCGCCCGACAAGGGCGTGGTACTGAAGGACTTCAACGGCCAGCCGTTCACCGGCGCCGACCCGGGCGACCATACGATCACCCAGCGCGAGGTGGTGCTGCCCTCGCCTACCAGCGGCGCCGGTGCAGGCAAGGTCTCGCTGGATGCGGAATCACTGCAGTTCACCGCCGATGGCCACTTCTACATCGGCGATGAGTACACCGCCAACGTCTATTACTTCGATGCAGAGGGCCAGCTGCAGGGCGTGATCGTGGCACCGCCTGCCATCCGTCCTCAGCGCGAAGGCCGGCCGGCATTCGGTTCGCTGGCGCCACCGCAGACTGGCCGCCGCAACAACCAGGGCGTGGAAGGCATGGGACTGTCGCCTGACGGCAGCCGCCTGTTCGTGGCCCTGCAGAGCGCGACCCTGCAGGACAGCGCGCAGGGCAACGCGGCCGGTCGCATCAACACCCGCGTGCTGGTCTACGACGTGACGGCCTCGCCGACACCACAGCAGCCGATCGGCCATTACGTGATGGCCCTGCCCGCTTACGCGCACGATGGCAAGGGCAAGCTGGACCGCACCGCCGCGCAGAGCGAGCTGCGTGCGTTGGACGGTCATCGCTTCCTGCTGCTGGCGCGCGACGGAAACGGGCTGGGCAAGGACGGCGACGACCCGATCGTCTACAAGTCGGTGCTGCTGGTCGATGTGGCCGATGCCGCCAACCTGGCCGAAAGTGCTTATGAAACCGGCACGCCCTCGGTTCTGGCCCACCCGACCGACACCGCGCTGAAGCCGGAGATCATGCCAGCACGCAGCGACGAACTGCTGAACCTGCTGGACCGCCCGCAGCTGGCCCGTGCCGGGCTGGACCTGGACACGAAGCGCGGCCCACATGCCGGACTGCTGTCAGAGAAGTGGGAAGCCATGGACGTGCTGCCGGCGCTGGACCCACGGCACCCGAACGACGTACTGCTGCTGATCGGCAACGACAACGACTTCATCGCCCGCCATTGCCGCATGCAGGGCCAGGCCTGCGACAGCCCCTACGACAACGACAACCGCGTGCTGGTGTACCGCCTCACGCTGCCCTGA